The Sulfobacillus thermosulfidooxidans genome segment GTCCCCATAGCAACGTTTCCCATGTGGGTGTTTGGGCAATTCCCGCACCTTCCATAATGTCAAGCCCCAATAAAGTCATCAAATTGACAATCCCAACGAGCAGCCCGGCCCGGATAATGTCATAACGTTGGGATAGGCGGCTCACACCGAAAACTCCAGCGAGCCCGCCAAAGAACGATACCAGGGCCACATTGAGATCCGCCCCGGTCAATGTGGCCATTCCCAACGCCAAAACTCCAGCCATGACCATCCCAAGTCCGGAATCCACAAGAGCCGTCACCATGATTGCTGCGGTTGGCACCACCAGATAATTTAAAGCCGGCAATCCTTTCATGACATCCGCAGCGATCAAGGACGCCGTGAAAATAATGCCGGTAATGATTGTCGACGGCAGCGAATTTAACAGCGGACGTTTTAAAAACCACAGGTACCCACTCAATAAAGCCACGAGTACCAATGATACAAGTGCCGAACCAACAACAGGAGCCGGATTAAAGCCTTGGTCCAATAAGCCGAGTTCCTGTAACACTTTGATATCAGCGGGAGTCACAACCTGACCGGCTTGTAAAACTTGCTCGCCTTTTAAGATTTTGACAATGGGCACGCGCGCCATCGCGGCCTCTTTTTTGGCCTGGGTATCTTGGACATTCAAAAAGGTATTCGGAACGATGAGACTTTTTGTAAAGTCTGCCAAAAACAAACGAAGACCTGGTTGAGACTCTTCTTGGGATGCAAGCTGAGTAGAAAAGCCTTTGGCTTCTGCCAGACCGACTTGATTATTTCTAACCCCGTTGCCGTTACCCATTACAGACGACACAATAACCAGGGCATCTTGTTGAAGTTGAGAGAGGCTTGAGGGTGATAGACTCAACACTTCCCCCCAAACACTATTAGGTAATCCTACGGGAATTGCCTGAGCCACTGTTTGTTCCCGCAAGGACAAGGGAGCCGCTTGGTCGAGAGACAGAGACAAAATCAGCGAAAAATCCTTTCGAATAGTATTTTCCTGATTTTTCAAGACCTGATTATTGGTGGTGTACACATTCGGAACGGATTTAGCCGCTTGTTCTCTCGCTTTAGCCGTCGCTCCCCAATCGACCACACCATAAGGGGCCACTATCGTTCGAGGGGCTAAATCCCCAACCGACACATCAATGCGTTGCGCAAATAAAGTGGCGGTAAACACTATCGTCGTCAACAGCCAGACACTTAATGCCACAACCAGCTGTTGCCAATGTAAGGACCATGGTTCTTTTAAATCCCACTTCAGTGTGCGAACATGTGAA includes the following:
- a CDS encoding HD family phosphohydrolase, giving the protein MTTKRNVGKWLSHVRTLKWDLKEPWSLHWQQLVVALSVWLLTTIVFTATLFAQRIDVSVGDLAPRTIVAPYGVVDWGATAKAREQAAKSVPNVYTTNNQVLKNQENTIRKDFSLILSLSLDQAAPLSLREQTVAQAIPVGLPNSVWGEVLSLSPSSLSQLQQDALVIVSSVMGNGNGVRNNQVGLAEAKGFSTQLASQEESQPGLRLFLADFTKSLIVPNTFLNVQDTQAKKEAAMARVPIVKILKGEQVLQAGQVVTPADIKVLQELGLLDQGFNPAPVVGSALVSLVLVALLSGYLWFLKRPLLNSLPSTIITGIIFTASLIAADVMKGLPALNYLVVPTAAIMVTALVDSGLGMVMAGVLALGMATLTGADLNVALVSFFGGLAGVFGVSRLSQRYDIIRAGLLVGIVNLMTLLGLDIMEGAGIAQTPTWETLLWGLLDGVLAAILAMGSIPFLEGPFGIITSMKLIELSNPNQPLLRKLLVEAPGTYHHSIMVGNLAEQATEAVGGNSLLARVGAYYHDIGKSKRPYFFVDNQFGADNPHDKLAPALSALIISSHVRDGIELARQYHIPDAIINFIREHHGTTLISFFYHKALQADTGEGVLEEDYRYDGPRPQSKETAIVMLADASEATSRTLKQPTPQAIEQVVRKIIKDRLEDGQLDESNLTLKELDIIARTFVRVLTGVFHQRIEYPEKVLKEMERSHSHGHMGGKSSRFIRRIGGDRSTGSHRSSR